From one Peredibacter starrii genomic stretch:
- a CDS encoding protein-glutamine glutaminase family protein: MKFLALAFMLPLSVFAQTITLQDFKYPVQDVLTLKLSKEELFKSMDLSLIKPKDSICSSRAHMWSFDFKKKFEVDAPKIFLFFTRKNNRHGQFTWWYHVAPMVNEGGKLWVMDKGFPKKITSPLLRDEWMKNFVGDKSVCKEIKPGEDDLVDRMFREASFPVETQYGSHDCYYKITPAGYMTPGSVAKHILGKDEDGRPVSFNRDEMNLNEVYNACLEAHTAPWGWAVGAGQQACRNFVWN, from the coding sequence ATGAAGTTTCTTGCATTGGCCTTTATGTTACCGCTTTCAGTCTTCGCGCAAACGATTACGCTTCAAGATTTTAAGTATCCCGTTCAAGACGTTTTGACTCTCAAACTAAGCAAAGAAGAACTTTTTAAGAGCATGGATCTTTCTTTGATTAAACCGAAAGATTCCATTTGCTCGAGTCGTGCCCACATGTGGTCATTTGATTTTAAGAAAAAGTTTGAAGTAGATGCTCCGAAGATTTTTTTGTTTTTCACTCGTAAGAATAATCGTCATGGTCAATTCACCTGGTGGTATCACGTGGCACCGATGGTGAATGAGGGCGGAAAACTATGGGTCATGGATAAAGGTTTTCCTAAAAAGATCACCTCTCCCCTTCTTCGTGATGAATGGATGAAAAACTTTGTGGGCGATAAATCGGTCTGCAAAGAAATTAAACCGGGTGAAGATGATTTGGTTGATCGCATGTTCAGAGAGGCCTCTTTCCCGGTCGAGACACAGTATGGCAGTCATGACTGTTATTACAAAATCACACCGGCCGGATATATGACTCCAGGAAGTGTGGCAAAACATATTCTTGGTAAAGATGAAGATGGCAGACCCGTCAGCTTCAATCGCGATGAGATGAATTTGAATGAAGTTTATAATGCCTGCCTGGAGGCCCACACTGCACCTTGGGGTTGGGCAGTAGGTGCGGGCCAACAGGCATGTAGAAATTTTGTCTGGAACTAA
- a CDS encoding DUF5683 domain-containing protein, producing MDQNPVDNKVDNSIAAIWSMMLPGLGQLLKGQIMPGIFWALLVGFGYFGYFWPGLFLHGLCIMDAAFNKGENSWIGFDTIYKKIGFALLILALLAYIVIRNF from the coding sequence ATGGATCAAAATCCAGTTGATAACAAAGTAGATAATTCCATCGCGGCCATTTGGTCGATGATGCTTCCTGGTCTGGGCCAACTTTTGAAAGGTCAGATCATGCCTGGTATTTTCTGGGCGCTGCTAGTGGGTTTTGGCTATTTCGGTTATTTCTGGCCTGGTCTATTTCTTCATGGTCTCTGCATCATGGATGCCGCATTTAACAAAGGCGAAAATTCTTGGATCGGCTTCGACACCATTTATAAAAAAATCGGTTTCGCACTTCTCATACTCGCCTTGTTGGCCTACATCGTAATCAGAAATTTCTAA
- a CDS encoding protein-glutamine glutaminase family protein yields the protein MKLISLIALMGLSISAFAQEIKLNPFQWTMTDVASRGLTKEALFKGMDTEFVKTNSSICSNRALMWANDFKRDHNLDTGKIFIFFTEKKNDDVKFKVWWYHVAPVINESGNIWVVDAGFQGRNGINEPRTKEDWMKYFNQGQVCREIKPNETELIELMFSQQTYPKYTAYGNHPCYYMIVPHTIWTPNVLAQSLLGKDSSGKPVRVERPAIVERELMEACVEAASGKIGRVFGSSKKKCEEYVAK from the coding sequence TTGAAATTAATTAGCCTAATTGCGCTTATGGGTCTTTCTATCTCTGCTTTTGCCCAAGAGATTAAGCTTAACCCTTTCCAATGGACCATGACAGATGTTGCCTCTCGCGGTCTTACTAAAGAAGCTCTCTTCAAAGGTATGGATACTGAGTTTGTAAAAACCAACAGCTCTATTTGTTCAAACCGTGCTCTTATGTGGGCCAATGATTTTAAACGTGATCACAATCTAGATACCGGTAAGATTTTTATCTTCTTCACTGAGAAGAAAAATGACGACGTTAAATTTAAAGTTTGGTGGTACCACGTTGCTCCTGTTATCAATGAAAGCGGCAATATTTGGGTAGTAGATGCTGGCTTCCAAGGTCGTAACGGCATCAACGAGCCAAGAACAAAAGAAGACTGGATGAAGTATTTCAACCAGGGTCAAGTTTGTCGCGAAATTAAGCCGAATGAAACTGAGTTGATTGAACTTATGTTCTCTCAACAGACATATCCGAAATACACTGCGTACGGAAATCATCCTTGTTACTACATGATTGTTCCTCACACTATCTGGACACCAAATGTTCTTGCTCAATCTCTATTGGGTAAAGATTCTTCTGGTAAGCCAGTTCGCGTTGAGCGCCCAGCAATTGTAGAAAGAGAACTAATGGAAGCTTGTGTTGAAGCTGCTTCTGGAAAAATTGGTCGTGTTTTCGGTTCTAGTAAAAAGAAATGTGAAGAATACGTGGCTAAATAA
- a CDS encoding penicillin acylase family protein, protein MLYLVLSFFLSSAFAATYECKATFGDLNIPHQKVQNQDEAAYCFGFHHAHDRAWEMDYFRRVGQGRNSEVLGFSQLRSDLMMRLLNLEELANKLWSEFPADRKRLLELYAEGANAGFIEGKRAKEFQDKGYEPEPWKPEHTVLILLLQSFDQTRKTFFRDYEEEKVKAKWGNLTEELFDEDHMPWESTILKEGEYLKKETSKTTSTTHQNVKLWAEFPSVFGVESGSNNWAISAKKSKTGHAILANDPHLDLKTPMFWYWIKLETPEGKVMGASVPGVPVIVSGTNGKVAWGLTNSYLNAADVFFAKDAKDSDVETIRPTVWIKIWFFKVPFMFKSFERLKTGQRILPLETDSDKKLVLRWSGFSLKPEEIFPMFDLYKVNNVDEMNGLLTQIGLPSWNFVFADAKGNIGYHLIGKTYLDRSKNPYGISERTLAEIQNEEFLPVENRPQVLRPKREYVYSANNRHWPSDAAFYGGRGYSYSFRGYRIEEMLKDHEDPEAFKKIQCDRKVVDARFFLPKIQKYLNADEFRNWDMLATNDSKVLPLYRRLLDLTFEKWEVNEYALFKLLDDLDEKQILEFKTLFEMAKNDISNRSWSEVLRLGFAHMSKNESWVFSPELPGVGDSHSVDPGTAKWNEDRKVFEQYSGASMRMIIEMTEAPKIQLVLPGLNRDYTSSPETSPWESWRSCQYTTLAF, encoded by the coding sequence GGCCGCTTACTGCTTTGGCTTTCATCATGCTCATGACCGCGCTTGGGAAATGGACTACTTCCGAAGAGTGGGTCAAGGGAGAAACTCTGAGGTACTAGGATTCTCTCAACTCCGCTCTGACCTCATGATGAGACTTCTTAATTTAGAGGAGCTCGCGAATAAACTGTGGAGTGAATTTCCGGCCGACAGAAAAAGACTTTTAGAACTTTATGCTGAAGGCGCCAATGCCGGATTCATAGAAGGGAAAAGGGCCAAAGAGTTTCAAGATAAAGGTTATGAACCGGAACCATGGAAACCTGAACATACAGTTCTCATTCTTCTTCTTCAATCATTCGATCAAACTCGCAAAACTTTCTTCCGGGATTATGAAGAAGAAAAAGTAAAGGCCAAATGGGGAAATCTCACAGAAGAGCTTTTCGATGAAGATCACATGCCCTGGGAGAGTACGATTCTTAAAGAAGGTGAGTACTTAAAAAAAGAAACTTCTAAGACCACCTCGACCACTCATCAAAATGTAAAACTTTGGGCGGAATTTCCAAGTGTCTTTGGAGTTGAATCTGGATCAAACAACTGGGCGATCAGTGCAAAGAAATCAAAGACTGGTCATGCCATTCTGGCCAATGATCCACACCTTGATTTAAAAACACCTATGTTCTGGTATTGGATTAAGCTTGAGACGCCGGAAGGGAAAGTCATGGGGGCCAGTGTGCCAGGTGTTCCGGTCATTGTGAGTGGAACCAATGGAAAGGTCGCTTGGGGCCTCACAAACTCATATTTAAATGCAGCGGATGTCTTCTTTGCTAAAGACGCAAAAGATTCTGATGTCGAGACGATCAGACCTACGGTATGGATCAAGATCTGGTTCTTTAAAGTTCCCTTTATGTTCAAAAGCTTTGAACGTTTAAAGACCGGTCAAAGAATTCTTCCATTAGAAACCGATTCCGATAAAAAATTAGTTCTTCGCTGGTCGGGGTTCTCATTGAAGCCGGAAGAAATTTTCCCGATGTTCGATCTCTATAAGGTAAATAACGTTGATGAAATGAATGGACTTCTGACTCAGATCGGACTTCCTTCCTGGAACTTTGTTTTCGCTGATGCCAAAGGAAACATTGGTTACCATCTCATTGGGAAAACCTACCTTGATCGCAGTAAGAATCCTTACGGCATCAGCGAGAGAACTCTGGCGGAAATCCAAAACGAAGAATTCCTTCCGGTTGAAAATCGCCCTCAGGTTTTAAGGCCAAAAAGAGAGTACGTATATTCCGCCAACAATCGTCACTGGCCAAGTGATGCTGCTTTTTACGGGGGTCGCGGATACAGTTATTCATTTCGCGGATATCGAATCGAAGAAATGCTAAAAGATCATGAAGATCCAGAGGCCTTCAAAAAAATTCAATGTGATCGTAAAGTAGTGGACGCGCGATTCTTCCTTCCAAAAATTCAAAAGTATCTTAATGCTGATGAATTTAGAAATTGGGACATGCTGGCCACCAACGATTCAAAAGTTCTTCCGCTGTATCGTCGTCTACTAGATCTTACTTTCGAGAAATGGGAAGTGAATGAATACGCTTTATTCAAGTTATTGGATGACTTAGATGAAAAACAAATTCTGGAGTTTAAGACTCTTTTTGAAATGGCAAAAAATGACATCTCTAATCGTTCTTGGTCAGAAGTATTGAGACTGGGCTTCGCCCATATGTCGAAGAATGAATCATGGGTCTTTTCACCGGAACTTCCTGGTGTAGGGGACAGTCATTCAGTAGATCCTGGAACAGCAAAATGGAATGAGGATCGAAAAGTTTTCGAGCAATACTCAGGAGCTTCTATGCGAATGATTATTGAAATGACGGAAGCACCAAAAATTCAATTGGTGCTTCCGGGACTGAATCGAGATTATACTTCGAGTCCTGAGACTTCTCCGTGGGAAAGCTGGCGTAGTTGTCAGTACACCACACTTGCGTTCTAA
- a CDS encoding dienelactone hydrolase family protein has translation MNISKNFLTIETPTGPFDLYVASPETNSPVVLVFMEAFGVNHHIQNVCERLAQEGFMAVAPDLYHREGRRITVDYANREAIFPLLGKLTNEQIIEDIHGTLRFLEDLPTADLSQVYSIGFCVGGFMSALGATKIGIKRMISFYGGGMVRPREGFHIHPFLDELKNIRGQTLFFFGGKDASIPESDINVIRQTLSKDNVPHEIVVYEQGDHGFFCEERKVYNAEAAADAWKRTLEFFK, from the coding sequence ATGAATATTTCTAAAAACTTCCTCACAATTGAAACTCCCACTGGCCCCTTTGATCTCTATGTTGCTTCGCCTGAAACTAATTCTCCCGTGGTTTTGGTCTTCATGGAGGCCTTTGGTGTGAACCATCACATTCAAAATGTCTGTGAAAGACTTGCTCAGGAAGGTTTCATGGCAGTGGCACCTGATCTTTATCACCGAGAGGGGAGAAGGATTACAGTGGATTATGCTAATCGTGAGGCGATCTTCCCGCTCTTAGGGAAACTTACGAATGAACAAATCATAGAAGACATTCATGGGACTCTGAGATTTTTAGAAGACCTTCCCACTGCCGATTTAAGTCAGGTGTATTCTATTGGCTTTTGTGTGGGTGGCTTTATGTCCGCTCTGGGAGCGACGAAAATTGGTATTAAACGCATGATCTCCTTCTATGGTGGAGGAATGGTTCGACCTCGGGAAGGATTTCATATTCACCCTTTCTTAGATGAATTGAAGAACATTCGAGGGCAAACACTTTTCTTCTTTGGAGGCAAAGACGCGAGCATCCCGGAGTCAGATATAAATGTTATTCGTCAGACACTTTCTAAAGACAACGTTCCCCACGAAATTGTGGTCTACGAACAAGGCGATCATGGATTTTTTTGTGAAGAGAGAAAAGTCTATAATGCGGAAGCGGCGGCGGATGCGTGGAAAAGGACCCTGGAGTTTTTTAAGTAA